Below is a genomic region from Streptomyces ferrugineus.
GAGCCGCGTCGGACGCTGGGGTCCAGATCGTGTCATGGGAGACGGGGAACGCCAGGACGGGTGGTTCGGGGGAGGGAGTGACGACGGGCGTGTGACCACAGAACAGGGACGGGATCAGGCGTAGGCCCCGCCCTTCCAGATGGAGGTCCGCATCGAGGTCGGGACGGGCGAGTTCGAGTACGGGGGGAGTCCAGCGGATGGTGGGGTGCAGGCGGGAGAGCATCGCGTCCAGTCCCTCGGTCAGCAGTGCGCGTACGGCGGACAATCGGGCCGCCTCGGCTTGGGCGTGCAGGTGCCGTTGCAGGGGGGCGATCGCCGTCCGGTGCCAATCACGCAGGGCGTGGCCGACGGTCTCCAGAGCTCGTGGGGAGCCGTCGGCGAGCGAACTGGCCCATGTCGGCAGCGGTTTGCTCGTGAAGTCGGCGAGTTCTTCCAGGTCGCTGCGCAGGGTGGATCTCGGTGTGTGCAGCAGCGCGTCCAGGTCGGCGTCGACATCGGTGGTGATCATCGGGGTCAGGAAGTCCGGACAGCCCCCACGGGACGGCACCAGCGAGCCGAGGACATGCGCGGAGTGGGGGATCTGTTGACGCACCCAGCGCTGCCATGGCCCGAACACAGCGCCCGGCCTGCGCCGTTGCAGAACTCGCAGGCTGATCACTGCCTCGTGCAGCGGGTCGGGCCCCTCCCCGAGGGACACCCGCAGCAGATCGTCACGAGTGAAATGAATGCGGAACGCCACACCTTCCCCTCTCCGAAGCCGTCGACGCAAGGATCAGGCGAGCAGGATTCTGGCCACGGTACCCCTGGTCCAGAGTCACGCGGCTGGGCCTCACACGCCCATCTGACGCATCCATGGAAAAGGGTTTGAGCGAGCCGGCGCCGCGTTGCTACGGTCCTGATGGACCGTGAAGTCGTCGTATGGAGGTGAGACCCGTGAACGCTGTTACCCGTGGGTGCTCCCTCAACCCGTCACGGTCCGGCGGCTGACGTTCGGGGTCGCCAGGAGCGCCTGAGATCGAGGCACTCCTGGAAGGGAGACTCCGATGAACACGAAGCCTTTCACATCCGGCCTGGGCCAGAACGCGGTGATGGTCACACGCGTCGCGGACAGGCAATGGCAAGCACTGGATGACGACTTGGTCGTCGGCCGCGGGCATGCGGAGCAGCGGCCCGACGGACGCCTGTTCGTCAGCATCGACGCCTGGCACGACGCGGCCTTCGACCGGCTCGCCGAGGCGATGCCGGCGGAACTGCCGGCGCCGCTGTACACGGTGGTCGACGAAGCCGACGTCGAGCTGACGGCCTGCTGGAGGCGGGCCGGTTTCACGGTCCGACGCCGTGAATGGGAGTGCGTCGTGCCGACCGACCCGCGGGTCACAGGGCTCGGCGAAGTCCTGCCGCCTTCGGGCGTGACGATCGTCCCCGCCGGTCAGGCGGACGAGGGCCTGCTGCGGGCGGTGGACCGCGCGATCCGTGACGAAGTCGAGGCGACCGTCGGGTGGCGGTCGATGCCCGCGGAGGTGATTCCCTTCCCCGAGGGCGACACCATCGTCGACCCGTCGCAGTACGCGGTGGCGGCGGCGCCGGACCGCTACCTGGGGCTGATCCGGGTGGTGACGGTGAACCGGCCGCGCATCGGGCTGGTCGCGGTCCGGGTCGGCGAACAGCGCCGCGGCATCGCGCGGGCGCTGCTGGCCCACGCGCTGGGGACGCTGTACCGCTCCGGGTTCGCCGAGGCCTGGGCCGAAGTCCAAGAGTCCAATCGAGCGGCCTCGGCGCTGTTCGATGGCATCGGCGCCCGGCCGATGAGCAGCAACCTGGAGCTGGTGCGATGACGAAGCACAAGAACGTCATCGAAGTCGAGGGCAAGGTCGTCGAGTGCCTGCGCAGCGCCATGTTCACCGTGGAGCTCGAGAACGGCCACCAGGTGCTCGCGCACGTCAGCGGGAAGATCCGCAAGAACTACATCAAGATCTTGCTGGATGACCGGGTGCTGGTGGAGCTCCCGCCGTACGACTTGACGCGCGGCCGGATCGTGTTCCGGTACCGGACCTGACGGCGGCCGGCACCAGCAGGTCCGGCCCGAGCCGAACCCCGCCCCAGGGAACGTGTCGGCGCGCTGGAAGGTCTCGCTGACGACGCCCTACCGGACCGGACGCGGGCAGACTTCCACGGGCAGGGACCGCACACCGGCCCCTGCCCGTTCGGCTTCGGCGCCGGTTCTCAGCCGTGGGCGGGCCGCGGGTGTGGAACCCGTCCAGGACGACCTGGACGGCGCGTTCCCGTTGGGCGCGTGCGAACAGCGGCTCGGCGATCGCGTAGAGCGCGTCCCGGCACGGCTGGTACGCCGTCGACTCAGGGGTGAGGACCGTGGTGAGCACGTGCTTGGTGCCCAGGTGGGTGACGAACTGCCGCATCCAGGCGACCAGCGCATCCCAGGCATCGGGCTCGTCGACATATCGGCCCGTCCAACGTGACGCTCGACCAACTGTGCGCCGCCCAGACCATGGCACAGATCGCCGCGGTCACCGCCCACTACAACATCAGCGCCCGCACCGGCGCCGAGCTGCTGCGGGCCACCGAAGAGAGCGGGTCGACCCGATCGCCCGTCGGCACGGCGCCACCCCGTGGCAGATCGCCCTGGCCTGGCACCGTGGTCGGCGGCACGGAGGAGCGGGTGTTCACCATGCTGCCCGGCCGGGCGGACGCCGACACGGCGGGAAGGTGGGGCTGCTCCCCTCGGGGGAGCAGCCGTTCGCCTACGTCGCTGTCATCACCTGCCCATGACTCATCGAATGTCCTGGTGGTGGTTACGCCGGGTCGATGCGA
It encodes:
- a CDS encoding ArsR/SmtB family transcription factor; the encoded protein is MAFRIHFTRDDLLRVSLGEGPDPLHEAVISLRVLQRRRPGAVFGPWQRWVRQQIPHSAHVLGSLVPSRGGCPDFLTPMITTDVDADLDALLHTPRSTLRSDLEELADFTSKPLPTWASSLADGSPRALETVGHALRDWHRTAIAPLQRHLHAQAEAARLSAVRALLTEGLDAMLSRLHPTIRWTPPVLELARPDLDADLHLEGRGLRLIPSLFCGHTPVVTPSPEPPVLAFPVSHDTIWTPASDAAPEPRRTGLTALLGHSRATVLHAIALGHGITTTDLAHRTGISPATVSHHTAVLRNAGLITTHRTGTNAHHFPTPLGTQLVNGEQARLTR
- a CDS encoding GNAT family N-acetyltransferase: MNTKPFTSGLGQNAVMVTRVADRQWQALDDDLVVGRGHAEQRPDGRLFVSIDAWHDAAFDRLAEAMPAELPAPLYTVVDEADVELTACWRRAGFTVRRREWECVVPTDPRVTGLGEVLPPSGVTIVPAGQADEGLLRAVDRAIRDEVEATVGWRSMPAEVIPFPEGDTIVDPSQYAVAAAPDRYLGLIRVVTVNRPRIGLVAVRVGEQRRGIARALLAHALGTLYRSGFAEAWAEVQESNRAASALFDGIGARPMSSNLELVR
- the infA gene encoding translation initiation factor IF-1, producing MTKHKNVIEVEGKVVECLRSAMFTVELENGHQVLAHVSGKIRKNYIKILLDDRVLVELPPYDLTRGRIVFRYRT